One stretch of Zhihengliuella flava DNA includes these proteins:
- a CDS encoding amino-acid N-acetyltransferase — translation MTDFTIRPARTSDVSAIRSLVRPLADERILLEKEAVAYFESLQEFVVAEDVAGRVIGCGALHVMWEDIAEVRTLATDASARGRGVGKALLEALMDNARALGVDRVFCLTFEVDFFGRHGFTVMEDQTAVDPEVYMELLRSTDDGVAEFLDLARVKQNTLGNTRMIARL, via the coding sequence ATGACTGACTTCACCATTCGCCCCGCCCGCACGAGCGACGTCTCCGCGATTCGTTCCTTGGTGCGGCCCTTGGCGGATGAGCGCATCCTGCTGGAAAAGGAGGCCGTGGCCTACTTTGAGTCGCTGCAGGAATTCGTGGTGGCCGAGGATGTGGCCGGCCGCGTGATCGGCTGCGGGGCGCTGCATGTGATGTGGGAGGACATCGCTGAGGTGCGCACGCTGGCCACCGATGCCTCCGCGCGCGGTCGCGGCGTCGGCAAGGCGCTCCTCGAGGCCCTGATGGACAACGCGCGGGCCCTCGGCGTGGACCGCGTGTTCTGCTTGACGTTCGAGGTCGACTTCTTTGGCCGCCACGGGTTCACCGTCATGGAGGACCAGACGGCCGTGGACCCGGAGGTGTACATGGAGCTCCTGCGCTCGACCGACGACGGCGTGGCAGAGTTCCTCGACCTAGCGCGCGTCAAGCAGAACACCCTCGGCAATACCCGCATGATCGCCCGCCTCTAA
- a CDS encoding arsenate reductase ArsC, giving the protein MTQSSVLFVCVHNAGRSQMAAAFLTHLAGDRIEVRSAGSAPADAVNPAAVEAMAEVGIDMSAEVPKVLTTAAVQESDVVITMGCGDDCPFFPGKRYEDWKLEDPAGQGVAAVRPIRDEIKRRVEELIASLP; this is encoded by the coding sequence ATGACTCAGTCGTCCGTCCTATTCGTTTGTGTTCACAACGCCGGCCGCTCCCAGATGGCGGCCGCGTTCCTCACCCATTTGGCCGGTGACCGGATTGAGGTCCGCTCCGCGGGCTCCGCGCCGGCCGACGCCGTCAATCCGGCCGCCGTCGAGGCCATGGCGGAGGTGGGAATCGACATGTCTGCGGAGGTGCCCAAGGTCTTGACCACCGCAGCGGTGCAGGAGTCCGACGTCGTGATCACCATGGGATGCGGGGACGACTGCCCCTTCTTCCCGGGCAAGCGCTACGAGGATTGGAAACTGGAGGATCCGGCTGGCCAGGGGGTGGCCGCGGTGCGCCCCATTCGGGATGAAATCAAGCGCCGCGTCGAAGAGCTCATCGCGTCGCTCCCGTAA
- the arsB gene encoding ACR3 family arsenite efflux transporter: MSPVETRTSPDAAETAHVVAKLSVLDRFLPVWILAAMALGLGLGAVVPQLGAALESVQIAGVSLPIAIGLLVMMYPVLAKVRYNETQRVIGDKKLMVTSLVINWVLAPAFMFILAWIFLADLPEYRTGLIIVGLARCIAMVLIWNDLACGDREAAAVLVAINSVFQVFMFGVLGWFYLQVLPGWLGLPTTSAEFSVWAITVSVLVFLGIPLVAGYLTRTLGERVRGRAYYEERVLPKIGPFALYGLLFTIVVLFALQGEQIMAQPLDVARIAAPLVIYFLVTFGASMLIGRALGLGYARTTTLAFTASGNNFELAIAVAIATFGATSGQALAGVVGPLIEVPILVALVYVALWARQFFTTRTP; this comes from the coding sequence GTGTCCCCTGTCGAGACTCGCACGAGCCCGGACGCCGCCGAGACGGCGCACGTCGTCGCCAAACTGTCCGTCCTTGACCGTTTCCTCCCGGTGTGGATTCTCGCGGCGATGGCGCTGGGACTGGGCCTCGGCGCCGTCGTACCCCAGCTGGGGGCAGCACTCGAATCCGTGCAGATTGCCGGCGTCTCCCTGCCGATCGCGATCGGCCTGCTGGTGATGATGTACCCGGTGCTGGCTAAGGTCCGCTATAACGAGACCCAGCGCGTGATCGGGGACAAGAAGCTCATGGTCACCTCGCTGGTGATCAACTGGGTGCTGGCGCCGGCCTTCATGTTCATCCTGGCCTGGATCTTCCTCGCGGACCTGCCCGAGTACCGGACGGGGCTGATCATTGTGGGCCTGGCCCGATGCATTGCCATGGTGCTGATTTGGAACGACCTCGCCTGCGGGGACCGTGAAGCCGCGGCGGTCCTGGTGGCCATCAACTCCGTGTTCCAGGTGTTCATGTTCGGCGTGCTGGGTTGGTTCTACCTGCAGGTCCTGCCCGGCTGGTTGGGCCTGCCCACCACGAGCGCGGAGTTCTCCGTGTGGGCCATCACCGTGTCCGTCTTGGTGTTCCTCGGCATCCCGCTCGTGGCCGGCTACCTCACCCGCACGCTGGGCGAACGCGTCCGCGGCCGCGCCTACTACGAGGAGCGGGTGCTCCCGAAGATCGGCCCGTTCGCACTGTACGGCCTGCTCTTCACGATCGTCGTCCTGTTCGCCTTGCAGGGGGAACAGATCATGGCCCAACCGCTGGACGTCGCCCGGATCGCGGCGCCGCTCGTGATCTACTTCCTCGTCACCTTCGGCGCCTCGATGCTGATCGGCCGCGCCCTGGGCCTCGGCTACGCACGCACCACCACGCTGGCCTTCACCGCCTCCGGCAATAACTTCGAGCTCGCGATCGCCGTGGCGATTGCCACGTTCGGCGCCACGAGCGGCCAAGCCCTCGCCGGCGTCGTCGGCCCCCTCATCGAGGTCCCCATCCTCGTCGCGCTCGTCTACGTGGCCCTGTGGGCCCGCCAGTTCTTCACCACCCGCACCCCCTGA
- a CDS encoding FAD-dependent oxidoreductase, with product MDHPRTDQHDAAALPVAIIGAGPVGLAAAAHLIERGIDVVLLEAGPSAGAAVAEWGHIKTFSTWRYNIDAAAARLLAAHGWEPPHPKRLPTGTDLVEQYLAPLAGTEPIAASLRTGHRVTAVSRLGLDTTRTLGRADAPFLIVSETADGVVHLTARAVIDASGTWAQPNPVGASGLEVPGEQEARAAGVVTSALPDVLGAERDRFAGQHTLVIGGGHSAANTLLALGRLVDQVPGTRVTWGLRAPSPARVYGGGDADGLPERGALGTRLKNMVESGRIELRTQFTVASVHPHTSGLTVHAHTPHGVEEFDVAALVPATGFRPNLGLLRELQLELDPVMEAPRELGPLIDPQFHSCGTVPAHGATLLAHPEPNFFIVGMKSYGRAPTFLMATGYEQVRSIAAHLAGDQPAAEHVELELPATGVCSTNA from the coding sequence GTGGATCATCCGCGGACAGATCAGCACGACGCCGCCGCGCTGCCGGTCGCGATCATCGGCGCCGGCCCCGTGGGCCTGGCCGCCGCCGCCCACCTGATCGAGCGTGGGATCGACGTCGTGCTGCTGGAGGCGGGACCCTCCGCCGGAGCCGCCGTGGCCGAGTGGGGCCACATCAAGACGTTCTCCACGTGGCGCTACAACATCGACGCTGCCGCGGCGCGCCTGCTCGCCGCCCACGGCTGGGAACCACCGCACCCCAAGCGCCTGCCGACCGGCACCGACCTCGTGGAACAGTACCTCGCACCGCTGGCCGGCACCGAGCCCATCGCCGCTTCGCTCCGCACGGGCCACCGCGTGACGGCCGTGTCCCGCCTCGGCCTGGATACGACGCGCACCCTCGGCCGCGCCGACGCCCCGTTCCTCATCGTCTCCGAGACGGCCGACGGCGTCGTCCACCTCACCGCCCGCGCCGTGATCGACGCCTCCGGAACGTGGGCACAGCCGAACCCCGTCGGCGCGTCCGGGCTGGAAGTCCCCGGCGAGCAGGAGGCGCGCGCGGCAGGAGTCGTCACCTCCGCCCTGCCGGACGTGCTAGGGGCAGAGCGTGACCGCTTCGCCGGGCAGCACACGTTGGTCATCGGCGGCGGACACTCGGCCGCAAACACGCTGCTGGCGCTCGGCCGGCTTGTGGACCAGGTTCCCGGCACGCGGGTGACCTGGGGCCTGCGCGCGCCCAGCCCGGCCCGCGTCTATGGCGGCGGGGATGCCGACGGCCTGCCGGAACGCGGCGCCCTCGGTACTCGCCTGAAGAACATGGTGGAGTCGGGCCGGATCGAGCTCCGCACCCAATTCACCGTCGCCTCAGTGCACCCCCACACCTCCGGGCTCACCGTCCACGCCCACACGCCGCACGGGGTCGAGGAGTTCGACGTCGCCGCGCTGGTCCCGGCGACCGGCTTCCGCCCTAACCTGGGGCTGCTGCGCGAGCTACAGCTCGAACTCGACCCCGTGATGGAGGCCCCGCGCGAGCTGGGACCGCTGATCGACCCGCAGTTCCATAGCTGCGGCACCGTGCCGGCCCACGGCGCCACCCTCTTGGCCCACCCTGAACCGAACTTCTTCATCGTCGGCATGAAAAGCTACGGCCGCGCCCCCACCTTCCTCATGGCCACCGGGTACGAGCAAGTCCGCTCCATCGCAGCGCACCTCGCCGGCGACCAGCCCGCAGCGGAGCACGTGGAGCTCGAACTCCCGGCCACCGGAGTCTGCTCCACGAACGCCTGA